One stretch of Armatimonadota bacterium DNA includes these proteins:
- a CDS encoding Piwi domain-containing protein: protein MNDFYLTGEQFTLPPLRFSLSSWSAQHEDARQGLRRYGPYDAQHLGLDRVRCVLVYPRELLDEHNILVSGLTNGNGAFAGFQSLFRIPLEFVAERPLDIEAPRETITTVLVNDNPDLVLVIMPTKNLTLYAEVKSLLLGNGIPSQVVTAEVLRNTRGLPWTLENIALQIYAKIGGTPWTVMSPSQQKELVIGVSRAMDRQRNYVVGFITLFMQDGDYQFLYSLAPKPVAWEKLDEYRNALADLVVEAYKEYERRQGKPSSIIIHLCKRPGKFREIAAVEQALQRIGTDIPYAILHLNDDTNYRLFDTAHPTYVPKPGIRVEVNRYTALLFLDGRVPDRTGQELRRKRGVPNVLEIYMDARSTMSSNEFPRLVQQVFAFARVNWRGFNAQLKPATLNYSYLVARLVSEIGADNWSPIASAGKLRDKAWFL from the coding sequence ATGAACGATTTCTATCTAACAGGAGAACAATTTACATTGCCCCCCTTGCGTTTTAGTCTTTCATCGTGGTCGGCGCAACATGAAGACGCAAGGCAAGGGCTGAGGCGGTATGGCCCGTATGATGCACAACATCTTGGCCTGGATAGGGTTCGTTGCGTTTTGGTGTACCCCAGGGAACTCTTGGATGAGCACAATATCTTGGTGTCAGGTCTTACTAACGGCAATGGGGCGTTTGCAGGGTTCCAGAGTCTATTCCGCATTCCTCTTGAATTCGTCGCTGAGAGACCGCTTGACATTGAAGCTCCGAGGGAAACGATAACGACTGTTCTGGTCAACGATAATCCTGATTTGGTTCTTGTCATTATGCCAACGAAAAATCTGACCCTATATGCTGAGGTCAAATCGCTTCTTTTAGGCAATGGAATTCCAAGCCAGGTTGTTACGGCGGAGGTACTTAGAAATACGAGAGGGCTTCCGTGGACCCTTGAAAATATAGCCCTGCAGATATATGCCAAGATTGGCGGCACACCGTGGACGGTTATGTCTCCTTCACAACAAAAAGAGCTTGTTATCGGGGTAAGCCGAGCGATGGATCGACAAAGGAATTACGTTGTGGGGTTTATAACGCTTTTCATGCAGGACGGGGATTACCAATTTCTGTATTCGCTTGCGCCCAAACCGGTGGCATGGGAAAAACTGGACGAGTATAGGAATGCGCTTGCCGATTTAGTTGTTGAGGCTTACAAGGAGTACGAGCGGCGACAAGGGAAACCTTCTTCAATTATAATTCATCTTTGCAAACGTCCGGGTAAGTTTAGGGAGATCGCGGCTGTAGAACAAGCGCTTCAGAGAATCGGCACTGATATACCATATGCCATTCTGCACTTAAACGATGATACTAATTACCGGTTGTTTGACACAGCACACCCGACCTATGTTCCTAAGCCCGGCATTAGGGTTGAGGTCAATCGTTACACGGCGCTACTGTTCTTGGACGGCCGCGTACCTGATCGAACAGGTCAGGAACTGCGCAGAAAGCGGGGTGTGCCAAATGTATTGGAAATCTACATGGACGCACGATCCACAATGTCGTCAAATGAGTTCCCCCGCCTGGTTCAGCAAGTTTTTGCCTTCGCCCGAGTTAACTGGAGGGGATTCAACGCCCAACTCAAGCCAGCTACACTGAACTATTCGTATCTGGTAGCTCGGCTCGTGTCTGAAATCGGGGCGGACAATTGGAGTCCCATAGCCAGTGCGGGCAAATTGAGGGATAAGGCATGGTTCCTGTAG